Proteins found in one Thalassophryne amazonica chromosome 1, fThaAma1.1, whole genome shotgun sequence genomic segment:
- the amer2 gene encoding APC membrane recruitment protein 2: protein MEVQSECVEPPVAPHCEPQPTGKINKAAFKLFGKRRTGSGMASFFSFRNKGATNSGNNGISDSGNGSVAPVDLIRSKTHDGLTGSNSDADGNAGERLTAQEAGPVRSLSKSFSFFSLLRRGSFRSSENGGAGFAGRGRSLKGFFSSMRWKRKDKTNEGDGEVLEVRKEKDGDITQDEKVKDITLTLEPHPHHHLEDCRDHETEPNEEEVETPATSNTITPSHCVAMPGPSCVPDSPFPYTPTDSPIHPSVSKAKASVSSLTPSLATPPPDRCSTGDPPSEPSVDRLCSLLFTDVTSLKSFDSLTGCGDIIADAEEECPTGNGGNGGSGTSSSSSGGSSGSAGGSAGRVAATVLVSPSKPRLPSQMAQAMFSISPSSVSVPLHARARVTPALQQPPAGSGVVAYMGGGEEMASPEGVDDADMQGLWHMLPATGENSPALPRSLQPPSSTPTATYPPCSTANPTSSHLSLRSADRKVPQVKALGLSKIPVVGGAGGRAAKLPLPHLYGHHATSPNEKEPLSDEGYWETPSATPTATPDEIGLQRNQKVPLSRDSCSGDHLYDLYNDPEVEGDDEEQEGDEDFTSTPSPSTECKQSSHSQTTPPPSSSSTSFRSMKGSTSLPRESKIPVSTRQATPPHSVSQSSLSSVQESEAHRPKNQAPAPARTRIPVSKMPVRRSGNKPGSSSRGTGSKK from the coding sequence ATGGAGGTGCAGTCGGAGTGTGTGGAGCCTCCTGTGGCCCCGCACTGTGAACCCCAACCCACAGGGAAGATCAACAAAGCTGCCTTCAAACTCTTCGGAAAGCGGCGCACTGGCTCTGGAATGGCAAGCTTCTTCTCCTTCAGGAATAAAGGGGCCACAAATAGTGGAAACAATGGGATTTCTGACAGTGGAAACGGCTCAGTAGCACCGGTGGATCTCATCAGGAGCAAAACTCACGATGGACTAACGGGTTCCAACAGTGATGCTGATGGGAATGCAGGGGAGCGGCTGACTGCCCAGGAGGCAGGCCCGGTGAGGTCGCTCAGCAAATCATTcagtttcttttctttgcttCGACGTGGAAGTTTTAGATCGAGTGAAAATGGAGGGGCGGGGTTTGCTGGGAGAGGGAGGAGCCTAAAGGGCTTTTTCAGCAGCATGCGATGGAAACGTAAGGATAAAACAAATGAAGGAGATGGGGAAGTATTAGAAGTGAGAAAAGAAAAGGATGGGGATATTACCCAAGATGAAAAGGTAAAGGACATCACTCTCACACTTGAACCTCATCCACACCATCACCTTGAGGATTGTAGGGATCATGAGACAGAACCTAATGAAGAGGAAGTAGAGACTCCTGCTACCAGCAATACCATCACACCTTCGCACTGTGTTGCCATGCCAGGGCCGTCTTGTGTGCCAGACTCACCCTTCCCTTACACACCCACTGACTCACCAATCCATCCTTCTGTATCAAAAGCCAAAGCCTCAGTTTCAAGCCTCACCCCCTCTCTTGCTACACCCCCTCCAGATCGCTGTAGCACAGGCGATCCGCCTTCTGAACCTTCGGTGGACCGCCTATGTTCCCTCCTTTTCACAGACGTCACATCCCTTAAGAGCTTCGATTCACTGACTGGTTGTGGCGACATCATTGCTGATGCAGAGGAGGAGTGTCCAACAGGCAATGGGGGCAATGGAGGCAGTGGCACCAGTAGCAGCAGTAGTGGGGGAAGTAGTGGGAGTGCAGGAGGGAGTGCCGGGAGAGTTGCTGCCACGGTTCTTGTTTCCCCATCCAAACCCAGATTACCATCCCAGATGGCACAGGCAATGTTCTCCATTTCCCCTAGTTCAGTTTCTGTGCCGCTTCATGCACGTGCCCGCGTGACACCTGCACTACAGCAGCCCCCAGCTGGTAGTGGGGTGGTTGCTTACATGGGTGGGGGGGAGGAAATGGCAAGTCCAGAAGGAGTAGATGATGCAGACATGCAGGGGCTGTGGCACATGCTGCCAGCCACAGGGGAAAACTCTCCTGCTTTGCCCAGATCTCTCCAACCTCCCTCCTCAACACCAACTGCTACTTATCCCCCTTGCTCTACCGCCAACCCTACAAGCAGCCACCTTTCACTCAGGAGTGCAGACAGAAAGGTGCCCCAGGTGAAAGCTCTTGGGCTCAGTAAAATCCCAGTGGTTGGGGGAGCAGGAGGCCGGGCAGCTAAGCTACCCCTCCCTCACTTGTATGGGCATCATGCCACATCACCGAATGAAAAGGAGCCTCTCAGTGATGAAGGCTACTGGGAAACTCCCTCTGCAACCCCAACAGCAACACCTGATGAGATTGGGCTGCAGCGCAACCAGAAGGTGCCCCTATCACGTGACAGTTGCTCTGGAGACCACCTGTATGATCTCTACAATGACCCTGAAGTGGAAGGTGATGACGAAGAGCAGGAGGGCGATGAAGATTTCACCAGTACTCCTTCCCCCTCCACTGAATGCAAACAAAGCTCCCACTCCCAAACAACTCCTCCTCCTTCCTCTTCCTCCACTTCCTTCCGATCAATGAAAGGCAGCACCAGCCTGCCCCGAGAATCCAAGATCCCGGTAAGCACCAGACAAGCCACACCCCCTCACTCTGTCAGCCAGTCATCTCTCTCATCTGTCCAAGAGTCTGAAGCCCATCGACCAAAGAACCAAGCGCCAGCCCCAGCACGCACCAGGATCCCTGTATCCAAGATGCCTGTTCGTCGATCAGGAAACAAACCTGGTAGTTCAAGCAGAGGAACTGGTTCCAAAAAGTAG